In one Bacteroidota bacterium genomic region, the following are encoded:
- a CDS encoding integrase catalytic domain-containing protein translates to MDTIEQKQFDIPRLQLVKDLFVFACYTGKGYKDTKNLTTSNIEIRIEGQKWLHCERSKTTMQSDVMLFPTALEIIEKYKEHPVAISRDKLFLSLSDQQLNSYLKEIADVCSIKKNLTFCVGRHTFASTICADNGVSLETCMNALGHSKPQSTLVYYI, encoded by the coding sequence TTGGATACTATTGAACAAAAACAATTTGATATCCCTCGATTGCAATTAGTGAAAGACCTTTTTGTGTTTGCTTGCTATACAGGTAAGGGATATAAGGATACTAAAAACCTAACAACTTCAAATATTGAAATACGAATAGAAGGTCAAAAATGGCTCCATTGCGAACGCAGCAAAACAACAATGCAATCCGATGTGATGCTATTTCCAACCGCCTTAGAAATAATAGAAAAATACAAAGAACATCCAGTTGCAATTAGTAGAGATAAATTATTTCTATCATTAAGTGATCAACAATTAAATAGCTATCTGAAAGAAATAGCAGACGTTTGCAGTATTAAGAAAAACCTAACTTTCTGTGTTGGAAGGCACACCTTCGCGAGTACAATATGTGCAGACAACGGAGTCTCTTTAGAAACTTGCATGAATGCGTTAGGTCATTCAAAACCACAATCCACACTCGTTTATTACATTTAA
- the paaA gene encoding 1,2-phenylacetyl-CoA epoxidase subunit A has protein sequence MTEEEKLTRFNSKIDKEEKIEPKDWMPDAYRKTMIRQLSQHAHSEVIGMQPEGNWVLRAPSLRAKKILLAKIQDEGGHGLYLYSATETLGIDRDEMIHQLHEGKAKYSNIFNYPALTWADIGAIGWLVDGAAIVNQISLQRTSYGPYSRGMIRICKEESFHQRQGYEIMVTMMNGTPEQKQMAQDAMNRWWWPSLMMFGPPDNDSSHTKQSMRWKIKRESNDVLRQRFIDKTVDQAHFIGLTVPDKDLKFNKSTGHWDIGPINWDEFHEVINGNGPCNRQRRAHHIKVHNEGRWVREAAMIFAENETRTKKELVTH, from the coding sequence ATGACAGAAGAAGAAAAACTAACCCGGTTCAATTCAAAAATTGATAAGGAAGAAAAGATCGAACCTAAAGACTGGATGCCTGACGCATACCGGAAAACCATGATCCGTCAATTGTCGCAGCACGCGCATTCGGAAGTAATAGGTATGCAGCCGGAAGGAAATTGGGTGCTGCGTGCGCCATCGCTTCGTGCGAAGAAAATCCTGTTAGCCAAAATACAGGATGAAGGCGGACATGGCCTGTACCTGTATAGCGCTACAGAAACATTGGGCATTGACCGTGATGAAATGATTCATCAACTGCATGAAGGCAAGGCCAAATACTCTAATATTTTTAATTACCCGGCCCTTACCTGGGCCGATATCGGCGCTATCGGATGGCTGGTTGACGGAGCGGCTATCGTTAACCAGATATCACTTCAGCGGACATCATATGGCCCCTACTCCCGTGGAATGATCCGGATCTGTAAGGAAGAGTCTTTTCATCAGCGCCAGGGATATGAGATCATGGTGACTATGATGAATGGAACACCTGAACAAAAACAAATGGCACAGGATGCAATGAATCGTTGGTGGTGGCCATCACTCATGATGTTCGGGCCGCCGGATAATGACTCCAGCCATACCAAACAATCTATGAGATGGAAAATAAAACGCGAAAGCAATGATGTGCTCAGGCAACGGTTCATTGATAAAACAGTTGACCAGGCCCATTTCATCGGGCTGACAGTTCCGGATAAGGATCTGAAATTCAATAAAAGCACAGGTCATTGGGATATAGGCCCGATAAACTGGGATGAATTTCATGAAGTGATAAACGGAAACGGTCCATGCAACAGGCAACGGCGTGCGCACCATATTAAAGTTCACAACGAAGGCAGATGGGTGCGTGAAGCTGCCATGATCTTCGCCGAGAATGAAACACGGACGAAAAAAGAATTAGTTACACACTAA
- the paaB gene encoding 1,2-phenylacetyl-CoA epoxidase subunit B has protein sequence MSTKDNQLPLWEVFIQSKSGNPHKHAGSVHASDKNMALQNARDIYTRRGEGRSIWVVLSENIAASAPEDEAELFDPADDKIYRHPTFYRVPEGVKNM, from the coding sequence ATGAGCACAAAAGACAATCAGCTTCCTCTGTGGGAAGTATTTATACAGAGCAAGAGCGGAAATCCACATAAACACGCCGGAAGTGTTCATGCATCCGACAAAAATATGGCACTGCAAAATGCCCGCGACATTTATACCAGGCGCGGAGAAGGACGTAGTATATGGGTAGTATTGTCCGAAAACATTGCGGCATCCGCTCCCGAAGATGAGGCGGAACTTTTTGACCCGGCCGACGACAAAATCTATCGCCATCCCACTTTTTACAGAGTTCCTGAAGGAGTAAAAAATATGTAA
- the paaC gene encoding phenylacetate-CoA oxygenase subunit PaaC, producing the protein MNTKEALYNFCLRLGDNNLILGQRLAEWCSNGPILEEDLAMTNLSLDHFGQAEFMYEYAAEMEGKNRTADDIAYLRNERGYFNSLITEQPNGDFAFTMMKQLLYSTFAKYLYETLSASSDKRLSELAARALKEIKYHLRHSSEWIIRLGNGTEESRIRTQQALNELWWYTADMFVLNETDKELIKANIISDLSELYPKWKSAVEETLKLANLNIPANGHMYKGGYDGNHTEHLGHILCELQYLQRAYPGAKW; encoded by the coding sequence ATGAACACAAAAGAAGCACTCTATAATTTTTGTCTGAGGTTAGGTGACAACAATTTAATTTTAGGACAACGCCTTGCAGAATGGTGCAGTAACGGACCAATACTTGAAGAGGACCTCGCCATGACTAATCTTTCACTCGACCATTTCGGACAAGCGGAATTCATGTATGAATATGCCGCAGAAATGGAAGGGAAAAACAGAACAGCTGATGATATCGCATATCTGCGGAATGAACGAGGCTATTTTAATTCACTTATAACGGAACAGCCCAACGGAGATTTCGCGTTTACCATGATGAAGCAGCTGCTCTATTCCACTTTCGCCAAATACTTATACGAAACCCTCTCTGCAAGCAGCGACAAGAGATTATCAGAACTTGCCGCAAGAGCACTGAAAGAAATAAAGTATCATTTAAGGCACAGCAGTGAGTGGATCATTCGCCTTGGAAACGGAACAGAAGAAAGCCGCATTCGTACACAGCAGGCGTTAAATGAACTGTGGTGGTATACTGCGGATATGTTTGTACTGAATGAAACCGACAAAGAACTCATTAAAGCCAATATAATAAGCGATCTGAGTGAGCTTTATCCAAAATGGAAGAGCGCTGTAGAAGAAACACTGAAACTGGCAAACCTTAATATTCCCGCTAACGGACACATGTACAAAGGAGGATATGACGGCAACCATACAGAACATCTGGGACATATACTTTGTGAATTACAATATCTTCAAAGGGCATATCCCGGTGCCAAATGGTAA
- the paaJ gene encoding phenylacetate-CoA oxygenase subunit PaaJ has protein sequence MVINKEEIWNCLSQIPDPDIPVISITDLGLVRDVKINKDKVTVSVTPSYSGCPAMQLFKADILSALKTKGLNEVEVKTVYSPPWTTDWISETAKEKMRKHGIAPPEKVSSEKSVLFLESKKEINCPWCNSKDTKRTSQFGSTPCKALWFCNSCHQPFEYFKCI, from the coding sequence ATGGTAATTAATAAAGAAGAAATATGGAACTGCCTTTCCCAGATACCCGACCCTGATATTCCTGTAATAAGCATCACTGATCTTGGTTTGGTAAGGGATGTTAAAATTAACAAGGACAAAGTTACAGTATCAGTTACGCCAAGCTATTCGGGCTGTCCTGCGATGCAATTATTCAAGGCAGATATTTTATCTGCATTAAAAACAAAAGGACTGAATGAAGTAGAGGTAAAAACAGTTTATTCTCCTCCATGGACAACAGACTGGATAAGCGAAACGGCAAAAGAGAAAATGCGGAAACATGGCATTGCTCCACCTGAAAAGGTTTCATCGGAAAAATCAGTATTGTTCCTGGAAAGCAAAAAGGAAATTAATTGCCCCTGGTGTAACTCAAAAGACACTAAACGCACAAGCCAGTTCGGATCCACCCCCTGCAAAGCGCTTTGGTTCTGTAATTCATGCCACCAGCCTTTCGAGTATTTTAAATGTATTTAA
- a CDS encoding MoaD/ThiS family protein, which produces MNVIVNNKTEITEAQEKLFKLLSRLNLSEKQXNWNNYELKENDKITIIRATQGG; this is translated from the coding sequence ATGAATGTCATTGTAAATAACAAAACAGAAATAACAGAAGCGCAGGAAAAGCTATTCAAGTTACTTTCACGATTAAATTTATCGGAAAAACAGNCAAATTGGAACAATTACGAATTAAAAGAAAACGATAAAATAACCATTATACGTGCCACACAAGGAGGGTAA
- the thiC gene encoding phosphomethylpyrimidine synthase ThiC codes for MKKDKTPDQNTITRDSLTGSKKIYVSGKIHNIKVAMREITLSDTVHNFNGVEKIEKNPPVTVYDTSGPYTDSDVVIDLKKGLPRLREEWILKQGDVEETDDFSSEYCRKRLADASLDHLRFEHLKKPLKAKPGKNVSQMHYAKKGIITPEMEYIAIRENQRYDELKNGKNNLLHQHPGQNFSASTPKNYITPEFVRDEVAKGRAIIPANINHPESEPMIIGRNFLVKINTNIGNSTVTSSIEEEVEKAVWSCRWGGDTLMDLSTGKNIHETREWIIRNCPVPVGTVPIYQALEKVNGKAENLTWEIFRDTLIEQAEQGVDYFTIHAGVLLRYIPLTAKRITGIVSRGGSIMAKWCLAHHKENFLYTHFEDICEIMKAYDVSFSLGDGLRPGSIADANDTAQFGELETLGELTKIAWKHDVQVMIEGPGHVPMHLIKENMEKQLAHCDEAPFYTLGPLTTDIAPGYDHITSAIGAAMIGWYGTAMLCYVTPKEHLGLPNKKDVKDGVITYKIAAHAADLAKGHPGAQYRDNALSKARFEFRWEDQFNLSLDPDTAREFHDETLPAEGAKTAHFCSMCGPHFCSMKITQDVRDYADKLELEENEALTKGMEEKAKEFKEKGAEVYL; via the coding sequence ATGAAGAAAGACAAAACACCTGATCAAAACACCATAACACGTGATTCCCTAACCGGATCTAAAAAAATTTATGTGTCCGGCAAGATCCACAACATTAAAGTGGCCATGCGGGAGATCACTCTTTCTGACACAGTACACAACTTTAACGGGGTCGAAAAAATTGAAAAAAATCCACCCGTTACAGTGTACGATACCAGCGGTCCGTATACCGACAGCGATGTGGTAATTGATCTTAAAAAGGGTTTACCACGCTTACGCGAAGAGTGGATATTAAAACAAGGCGATGTGGAAGAGACCGATGATTTCTCTTCTGAATATTGCCGTAAACGTTTAGCGGATGCTTCGCTCGATCATCTTCGCTTCGAGCATTTGAAAAAACCACTCAAAGCAAAACCAGGGAAAAATGTTTCACAAATGCACTATGCCAAAAAAGGCATTATTACCCCCGAAATGGAATACATTGCTATCCGTGAAAATCAACGCTACGATGAATTGAAAAATGGCAAGAATAATTTATTACATCAACATCCCGGACAGAACTTTAGTGCAAGCACTCCTAAAAATTACATTACACCTGAATTTGTACGTGATGAAGTGGCAAAAGGAAGAGCAATTATTCCGGCCAATATTAACCACCCGGAAAGTGAACCAATGATCATCGGTCGTAATTTTCTGGTGAAGATCAATACCAATATCGGCAACTCTACCGTTACATCAAGCATAGAAGAAGAGGTTGAAAAAGCGGTGTGGAGCTGTCGCTGGGGAGGAGATACATTAATGGATCTCTCAACCGGGAAAAATATTCACGAAACCCGTGAATGGATCATTCGTAATTGCCCGGTCCCCGTTGGTACAGTGCCCATTTACCAGGCGCTCGAAAAAGTGAACGGCAAAGCCGAAAATCTGACCTGGGAAATTTTCCGCGACACATTAATTGAGCAAGCTGAGCAAGGCGTTGATTATTTCACCATTCATGCGGGGGTATTGCTTCGTTATATACCGCTTACAGCAAAACGTATAACAGGGATCGTATCACGCGGCGGAAGTATTATGGCCAAATGGTGTCTTGCCCATCACAAAGAAAATTTCCTATACACCCATTTTGAAGACATCTGCGAAATCATGAAAGCGTACGATGTTTCATTTTCACTGGGTGATGGCTTACGCCCTGGCAGTATTGCCGATGCAAACGATACAGCCCAATTCGGCGAACTGGAAACATTGGGAGAACTGACAAAGATTGCGTGGAAACATGATGTACAGGTAATGATCGAAGGTCCGGGCCATGTGCCCATGCACCTGATCAAAGAAAATATGGAAAAACAGCTGGCACATTGTGATGAAGCTCCATTCTATACGCTTGGTCCGCTTACAACAGACATTGCTCCCGGTTATGATCACATTACGTCCGCAATTGGCGCCGCAATGATTGGCTGGTACGGAACCGCCATGCTTTGTTATGTAACACCAAAAGAACATTTGGGATTGCCCAATAAAAAAGATGTGAAGGACGGAGTTATCACGTACAAAATTGCGGCGCATGCTGCCGACCTGGCCAAAGGGCATCCGGGGGCGCAATACAGGGACAATGCCTTAAGCAAAGCCCGCTTTGAGTTCCGCTGGGAAGATCAATTTAACTTATCACTCGACCCTGATACAGCACGTGAATTCCACGATGAAACACTGCCCGCCGAAGGTGCCAAAACAGCACACTTCTGTTCGATGTGCGGCCCTCATTTCTGTTCGATGAAGATCACACAGGATGTACGCGATTATGCCGACAAACTGGAACTGGAAGAAAACGAAGCGTTAACAAAAGGCATGGAAGAAAAAGCAAAAGAGTTTAAAGAAAAAGGGGCGGAAGTATATTTATAA
- a CDS encoding hydroxymethylpyrimidine/phosphomethylpyrimidine kinase, with protein sequence MSIRPTVLTIAGLDPSGCAGLLADIKTSEAHNVNAMAVCTANTQQNIAEFKEVNWIQINEILSQLNLLQKETQFDLIKIGLVENFYVLNRIINELLQHNKAAKIIWDPICKASAAFEFHTDIDKKELEIICSKLYLITPNLDEIKLLVPDKNADEAGKYLSQFCNILIKGGHSIDDTSTDTLYMENVIHRFKANKFSGFSKRGTGCVLSSAILANLANGQELPKACESAKKYITDYLKSNNSLVGYHHYEEHK encoded by the coding sequence ATGTCTATACGACCAACAGTTTTAACAATAGCAGGCCTCGACCCAAGCGGATGCGCAGGTTTATTGGCTGATATTAAAACATCAGAAGCGCACAACGTAAATGCTATGGCGGTTTGCACTGCAAATACACAGCAGAACATTGCCGAATTTAAAGAAGTAAATTGGATACAGATCAATGAGATTTTAAGCCAGCTCAACCTGCTGCAAAAAGAAACGCAATTTGATCTTATCAAGATAGGTTTAGTAGAAAACTTTTATGTATTGAACAGGATCATTAATGAATTATTACAACACAATAAGGCGGCGAAGATCATTTGGGACCCTATCTGCAAAGCAAGCGCGGCTTTTGAATTTCACACGGACATTGACAAAAAAGAACTGGAAATCATTTGTTCCAAATTATACCTGATCACACCAAATCTTGATGAAATTAAATTATTGGTGCCGGACAAAAACGCAGATGAAGCGGGAAAATATTTATCCCAATTCTGCAATATATTGATAAAAGGTGGCCATAGTATTGACGACACCTCTACAGATACACTATATATGGAAAATGTGATCCATCGTTTTAAGGCCAATAAATTCTCCGGATTTTCCAAGCGCGGAACAGGCTGCGTGCTGTCTTCGGCCATACTGGCTAATCTTGCTAACGGACAAGAACTGCCAAAAGCATGTGAAAGCGCAAAGAAATATATCACTGACTATTTAAAAAGTAATAATTCATTAGTAGGATATCATCATTATGAAGAACATAAGTAA
- a CDS encoding thiamine phosphate synthase yields the protein MKNISKLHFITTNAIDAEKACKGGADWIQLRVKDKSPEEWKAIAIETKTICRKHNAKLIINDNVQMASEIAADGVHLGKEDMSPDKARMILGIDIIIGGTANTWDDIKTLAKLGVDYIGLGPYHYTKTKAKLSPILGLEGYINLIKHCTLEKIRLPIIAVGGIQLEDINIILKTGVFGVAVSSAISGSDNVETATTKFLREIKTYRHHEIQHADHRQ from the coding sequence ATGAAGAACATAAGTAAATTACATTTTATAACCACAAATGCCATTGACGCGGAAAAAGCCTGCAAAGGCGGGGCTGACTGGATACAACTTCGTGTGAAAGACAAATCGCCTGAAGAATGGAAAGCAATTGCCATAGAAACAAAAACAATTTGCAGGAAACACAACGCGAAACTGATCATCAATGACAATGTGCAAATGGCAAGCGAGATCGCAGCCGATGGCGTGCACCTGGGCAAAGAAGATATGTCGCCCGACAAAGCGAGGATGATCCTCGGAATTGATATCATTATCGGTGGAACAGCCAATACCTGGGATGATATAAAAACACTTGCTAAACTTGGTGTGGATTATATTGGTTTAGGTCCTTATCATTACACAAAGACCAAAGCGAAATTAAGTCCTATACTTGGACTGGAAGGATATATCAATCTTATTAAACACTGTACGCTTGAAAAGATACGTCTGCCGATCATCGCGGTTGGCGGAATACAACTCGAGGATATAAATATTATTCTAAAAACAGGAGTATTTGGAGTAGCTGTATCCTCTGCAATTTCCGGTTCTGATAATGTCGAAACTGCGACAACAAAATTTTTAAGGGAAATTAAAACATATCGACATCATGAAATCCAACACGCTGACCATCGCCAATAA
- a CDS encoding thiazole synthase, producing MKSNTLTIANKPFTSRLFTGTGKFSSSSLMEKALLASGSELVTVALKRVDIQNSDDDILTHLSHKQFNLLPNTSGVRNAKEAVFAAQMAREALQTNWLKLEIHPDPKYLMPDPIETLKAAEELVKLGFVVLPYIHADPVLCKRLEEVGVGAVMPLGAPIGSNKGLRTRDFLEIIIEQSKVPVVVDAGIGAPSHAAEAMEMGADAVLVNTAIAVSENPVKMAKAFKLAIEAGRMAYEAKLAKPKNFAEASSPLTAFLES from the coding sequence ATGAAATCCAACACGCTGACCATCGCCAATAAACCATTTACATCCCGGCTATTTACCGGGACAGGTAAATTCAGCTCTTCTTCCTTAATGGAAAAAGCTCTCCTGGCTTCAGGTTCCGAGCTTGTCACAGTCGCATTAAAGCGCGTTGACATACAAAACAGCGATGATGATATTTTAACCCATCTGTCGCATAAGCAATTTAATTTATTGCCCAACACTTCCGGCGTGCGTAATGCGAAAGAAGCCGTATTCGCCGCACAAATGGCACGTGAAGCCTTACAAACCAATTGGCTTAAACTGGAAATACATCCCGATCCAAAATACTTAATGCCCGACCCGATCGAAACACTAAAGGCTGCTGAAGAACTTGTAAAACTTGGGTTTGTTGTATTACCTTATATTCATGCCGATCCTGTTCTGTGCAAACGTCTCGAGGAAGTTGGTGTTGGTGCCGTTATGCCGCTTGGCGCACCAATAGGAAGCAACAAAGGTTTACGCACAAGAGATTTCCTGGAAATAATCATTGAACAAAGCAAAGTACCGGTTGTTGTGGATGCGGGCATAGGCGCGCCTTCTCATGCTGCGGAAGCTATGGAAATGGGAGCTGACGCAGTTCTCGTAAATACGGCGATCGCAGTTTCTGAAAACCCGGTTAAAATGGCAAAAGCCTTTAAACTGGCTATTGAAGCCGGCCGTATGGCGTATGAAGCTAAACTGGCTAAACCAAAAAATTTCGCCGAAGCGAGCAGTCCGTTGACGGCGTTTTTAGAGAGTTAA
- the thiH gene encoding 2-iminoacetate synthase ThiH, whose protein sequence is MFKEIFDTYNWDEVKQSIYSKTSADVLHALQKEKRTPEDFKALISPAALPYLEQMAQLSHQLTQKRFGRTIQMYIPLYLSNECQNICTYCGFSFDNKIKRKTLSNEEIIREAKAIKALGYDHVLLVTGEANETVGVQYLKNVIKLLRPYFSHISIEVQPLDQADYKELNAAGLNTVLVYQETYHKENYKTYHPKGKKSNFNYRLETPDRLGRSGIHKMGIGVLLGLEDWRVDSFFTALHLDYLEKTYWQSKYSISFPRLRPAKGVLLPKMELSDKELVQLICAYRILNEEVELSMSTRESEKFRNHIIKLGITSISAGSKTNPGGYAAEPRSLEQFEVSDERSPKEISTMIREQGYEVVWKDWDRVIHMAGEN, encoded by the coding sequence ATGTTTAAAGAAATATTCGATACATATAACTGGGACGAAGTAAAGCAAAGCATTTACAGCAAAACAAGTGCCGATGTTTTACATGCACTGCAAAAAGAAAAACGCACACCCGAAGATTTCAAAGCACTGATCTCTCCGGCTGCCCTCCCCTATCTGGAGCAAATGGCGCAGCTCAGCCATCAACTCACACAAAAACGTTTCGGGCGGACGATACAGATGTATATCCCGCTCTATTTATCGAACGAATGTCAGAATATTTGTACATACTGCGGGTTCAGTTTTGATAATAAAATCAAAAGAAAAACCTTAAGCAACGAAGAAATAATACGTGAAGCCAAAGCAATAAAAGCATTGGGTTATGATCATGTGCTGCTTGTTACAGGTGAAGCGAATGAAACAGTAGGAGTTCAATACCTGAAGAATGTCATAAAGCTTTTACGCCCTTATTTTTCACATATATCCATTGAGGTTCAGCCTTTAGATCAGGCAGACTATAAAGAATTGAATGCAGCAGGATTAAATACCGTACTGGTGTACCAGGAAACATATCATAAAGAAAATTACAAAACATATCATCCCAAAGGAAAAAAATCGAACTTCAATTACCGGCTTGAAACTCCTGACAGGCTCGGCCGATCGGGCATTCACAAAATGGGGATAGGTGTTTTATTAGGCCTTGAGGACTGGAGAGTGGATAGTTTTTTCACCGCCCTTCATCTTGATTACCTGGAAAAAACATACTGGCAAAGCAAATACTCAATTTCCTTTCCAAGACTCAGGCCGGCCAAAGGTGTATTGTTGCCAAAAATGGAGCTGAGTGATAAGGAACTCGTACAACTCATCTGTGCTTACCGCATTTTAAATGAAGAAGTGGAATTGTCCATGTCGACCCGCGAAAGTGAAAAATTCAGGAACCATATTATTAAACTGGGAATAACCTCCATAAGTGCCGGCTCAAAAACAAACCCGGGAGGTTATGCTGCAGAACCCAGATCGCTCGAACAGTTTGAAGTATCTGATGAACGTTCACCAAAAGAAATAAGCACAATGATACGTGAACAAGGTTATGAAGTGGTTTGGAAGGATTGGGATAGGGTGATTCACATGGCGGGTGAAAATTAA
- a CDS encoding DUF1016 domain-containing protein — translation MKPLKNTHPLSSLIKQIRTLVERARVSVAQNINKEILQTYWQVGKHIVEFEQKGNIKAEYGKQLLIKLSKELAIELGKGFSRSNLTYMRLFYIHYQKSETVSHQLSWSHYFELLKIDSDLERTFYEQQAIKENWSIRELKRHKVSSLFQRLALSKDKKGIIALAKKGHIVENDADIIKDPYVLEFLNIPEKYRYSEKELEQKIIDNLQEFLLELGKGFAFIGRQYRITLNNKHYRIDLVFYHRILKCFVIIDLKINDVEHNDIGQMNMYLGYFETEMNVSGDNPPIGIILTAEQDAVMVEYAMHGISNKIFVSKYQLYLPDKKLLQKKVQEILDKE, via the coding sequence ATGAAACCCCTAAAAAACACCCATCCTCTTTCATCTCTAATCAAACAAATCAGAACTCTTGTTGAAAGAGCGAGAGTATCTGTTGCCCAAAATATCAACAAAGAAATCTTGCAAACCTATTGGCAAGTAGGAAAACATATAGTGGAATTCGAACAAAAGGGAAATATAAAGGCTGAATACGGAAAGCAATTGCTTATTAAGCTTTCAAAAGAACTTGCTATTGAATTAGGCAAAGGCTTTTCCCGATCTAACCTTACCTATATGCGATTATTTTATATTCACTATCAAAAAAGTGAGACAGTGTCTCACCAATTGAGCTGGTCGCATTACTTTGAATTACTTAAAATTGATTCGGATTTAGAACGCACTTTTTATGAGCAGCAAGCTATAAAAGAAAACTGGTCAATACGTGAATTGAAAAGACACAAAGTAAGTTCGCTATTTCAGAGATTGGCCTTAAGTAAAGATAAAAAGGGCATTATAGCTTTAGCTAAAAAAGGGCACATCGTTGAAAACGATGCTGACATTATAAAAGATCCTTATGTACTGGAATTTCTTAATATTCCGGAAAAATATAGGTATTCAGAAAAAGAACTAGAGCAAAAAATTATTGATAATCTACAGGAATTTTTGCTCGAATTAGGAAAGGGTTTTGCCTTTATTGGCAGGCAATACCGAATAACCTTAAACAACAAGCATTACAGGATTGATCTTGTTTTTTACCATCGCATTTTAAAATGTTTTGTAATAATTGACCTAAAAATTAACGATGTTGAACATAACGACATTGGACAAATGAACATGTATCTCGGTTATTTTGAAACTGAAATGAATGTTTCAGGAGATAATCCACCCATAGGAATAATCCTCACTGCTGAGCAAGACGCTGTAATGGTAGAATATGCGATGCACGGAATTTCAAATAAAATATTTGTTTCAAAGTATCAGCTTTATCTGCCAGACAAAAAATTATTACAAAAGAAAGTGCAGGAAATACTGGATAAGGAATAG
- the moeB gene encoding molybdopterin-synthase adenylyltransferase MoeB, protein MFSTAELNRYNRHIILPEIGIEGQKKLKQAKVLVIGAGGLGCPVLQYLAAAGVGHIGIIDDDRVDESNLQRQILYSTGDIGKCKAEVAKEKLSAQNPFVHLISHISYLISDNAISIIKDYNLVVDCSDNFPTRYLVNDACVLLNKPLVFGSIFKFEGQVSVFNYKGGPTYRCLYPAPPPANEVPNCSEIGVIGVLPGIIGTLQANEVIKIITGIGEVLSGKLLTLDTLSMNFETFSFDLVPENKNISSLADYQQLCGIPVKEISGEELKRKIKLKEEFQLIDVRESAEYNLKNIGGELIPLNELMNYIDKIKKNIPVIIHCQSGTRSRKAVELLNSKGFGNVYSLKRGLVDF, encoded by the coding sequence ATGTTTTCAACGGCAGAATTAAACCGCTACAACCGCCACATCATCCTTCCCGAAATAGGAATTGAGGGACAGAAAAAATTAAAACAAGCCAAAGTGCTTGTTATTGGTGCGGGAGGACTTGGCTGTCCTGTGCTGCAATACCTTGCTGCTGCAGGTGTTGGCCATATTGGTATTATTGATGATGACAGAGTAGATGAAAGCAATTTACAGCGCCAGATCTTATATTCAACCGGGGATATTGGTAAATGCAAAGCCGAAGTCGCGAAAGAAAAATTGTCTGCCCAAAATCCATTTGTGCATCTCATATCTCATATTTCATATCTCATATCTGACAATGCAATTTCCATAATAAAGGACTATAATCTTGTCGTTGACTGTTCCGATAATTTCCCTACACGCTATTTAGTAAACGATGCTTGTGTGCTGCTGAACAAACCCTTAGTGTTTGGCTCTATTTTTAAATTCGAAGGACAGGTTTCTGTTTTTAATTACAAAGGCGGCCCGACTTACCGCTGCCTCTACCCGGCTCCGCCCCCGGCCAATGAAGTTCCGAATTGTTCTGAGATTGGTGTTATTGGCGTATTGCCCGGCATCATTGGTACATTACAAGCCAACGAGGTAATTAAAATTATTACTGGGATCGGAGAAGTATTGAGCGGAAAACTCCTCACCCTTGACACTCTTTCAATGAATTTTGAAACTTTTTCATTTGATCTCGTTCCGGAAAATAAAAATATTTCGTCTCTTGCCGACTACCAACAATTATGCGGTATACCTGTCAAAGAAATTTCGGGTGAAGAATTAAAACGAAAAATAAAATTGAAGGAGGAATTTCAACTCATAGATGTAAGAGAATCGGCAGAATACAACTTAAAAAACATCGGCGGAGAACTCATACCCCTGAATGAACTTATGAATTATATTGATAAAATAAAAAAAAATATTCCTGTTATCATCCATTGCCAGTCCGGCACAAGAAGTCGGAAAGCAGTAGAACTATTGAATAGCAAAGGATTCGGGAATGTATATTCCCTAAAAAGAGGGCTGGTTGATTTTTGA